One genomic region from Sphingomonas paeninsulae encodes:
- a CDS encoding UDP-N-acetylmuramoyl-tripeptide--D-alanyl-D-alanine ligase, whose amino-acid sequence MTALWTSEAIAKAIGGVASESFAATGVAFDSREIGAGDLFVAMPGEVTDGHRFIEGAFAHGASGAIVSQPVAHPHILVADTAAVLDALGVASRRRTAAKIAGVTGSVGKTGTKEALAAALGRWPDTKVHKSVKSYNNHTGVPLSLSRMAADSDFAVFEMGMNHAGELSGLTRMVRPHVAIVTAIAPAHIEFFASEAAIADAKAEIFQGIEPGGTAIIPFDSPHRDRLVGHARELGVHVVTFGMGTGADVHAREAMPTAGGTLITATLPDAELCFTVGQVGDHWVSNALAVIAAVQALGGDLAAAGLALAELEGLAGRGARKTIRAGSGTALLIDESYNANAASMVATLAVLGRQTATRRIAVLGEMRELGTESERLHAAIAEPLLAANVDFALLVGPGMVALAKALEGRVEFRHVPDAAAARDLIESVIAPGDAILVKGSNGVGLSTLVDALGAA is encoded by the coding sequence ATGACCGCACTCTGGACTTCTGAAGCCATAGCTAAGGCAATCGGCGGTGTGGCATCCGAATCCTTTGCCGCAACCGGTGTCGCATTCGATTCCCGTGAGATTGGGGCTGGCGACCTGTTCGTCGCAATGCCCGGTGAAGTCACCGATGGGCACCGCTTCATCGAAGGTGCATTTGCGCACGGAGCATCGGGCGCGATCGTTTCGCAGCCCGTTGCACATCCACATATATTGGTGGCCGATACAGCCGCCGTACTGGACGCCCTGGGGGTCGCATCCCGGCGGAGAACGGCAGCAAAGATTGCCGGAGTAACGGGGTCGGTTGGAAAGACCGGCACCAAGGAAGCGCTGGCCGCCGCCCTCGGGCGGTGGCCGGACACTAAAGTCCACAAATCGGTCAAGAGCTACAACAACCACACGGGCGTACCTCTCAGCCTGTCGCGGATGGCCGCCGACAGCGATTTTGCGGTGTTCGAGATGGGAATGAACCACGCGGGCGAACTGTCGGGGCTGACCCGTATGGTGCGTCCGCATGTTGCTATCGTCACCGCAATTGCTCCGGCGCACATCGAATTCTTTGCATCGGAAGCGGCGATTGCCGATGCGAAGGCTGAAATCTTTCAGGGGATCGAACCCGGCGGCACGGCGATTATCCCGTTCGATAGCCCTCACCGTGATCGGCTGGTCGGACACGCCCGTGAGCTTGGCGTTCATGTCGTGACGTTCGGGATGGGCACCGGGGCAGATGTCCACGCGCGCGAAGCCATGCCGACGGCGGGCGGCACGCTCATCACTGCGACTTTGCCGGATGCCGAACTGTGCTTCACTGTCGGACAGGTGGGCGACCACTGGGTGTCCAATGCGCTTGCGGTTATCGCGGCGGTGCAGGCGCTCGGTGGCGATCTGGCGGCTGCGGGGCTGGCGCTGGCCGAACTGGAGGGGCTTGCCGGACGTGGCGCACGTAAAACTATCCGCGCCGGAAGTGGAACCGCGCTGCTGATTGACGAAAGCTATAATGCCAATGCGGCATCGATGGTCGCGACGCTGGCCGTCCTTGGTCGCCAGACTGCGACGCGCCGCATTGCCGTTCTTGGTGAGATGCGCGAGCTTGGCACCGAAAGCGAACGTCTCCATGCCGCGATCGCCGAGCCGCTGCTGGCAGCCAACGTCGATTTTGCACTTCTCGTCGGACCGGGCATGGTCGCACTCGCCAAGGCGCTTGAGGGGAGGGTGGAGTTCCGCCATGTGCCCGACGCCGCCGCTGCGCGCGACCTGATCGAGTCGGTCATTGCCCCCGGCGATGCGATCCTCGTCAAGGGATCGAACGGGGTCGGCCTTTCCACGCTTGTCGATGCTCTGGGGGCTGCCTGA